From the genome of Thermodesulfobacteriota bacterium, one region includes:
- a CDS encoding electron transfer flavoprotein subunit alpha yields the protein MSIRIDQDKCTGCGTCLESCPYEAITLENGIARVGESCVLCGICADNCEAGAIVIERARDMAGEDLQSYRGVCIFAEQGYGKMHSVSYELLGVGRRLADDLGVELVAVLLGHNVTDMADELAAYGADKIYVIDHPELACYSDDAYGNVLVDVIRQCRPEIFLGGATAIGRSLIPRVATMLGGGLTADCTELSIRKEDRLLLQTRPAFGGNVMATIVCPRSRPQMATVRPKVMKKGDYTPGRRAEVIPVTPGSDRVRSRVRLVNSVKEETDLVNVAEADVIVTGGRGLKNAENFALLHELARQLAGAVGATRAAVDEGWISYAHQIGQTGKTVSPKLYIACGVSGAVQHLVGMQSSDIIVAINSDPGAPIFDVATYGIVGDLFEIIPALTKRLKESSSS from the coding sequence CATAGCCAGAGTTGGCGAGTCCTGTGTCCTTTGTGGGATCTGTGCGGATAACTGTGAGGCCGGAGCTATTGTTATTGAACGGGCCCGGGATATGGCCGGGGAAGACCTTCAGTCCTACCGTGGCGTGTGCATTTTTGCCGAGCAGGGATATGGAAAGATGCACTCCGTCTCCTATGAACTTCTTGGTGTCGGCCGGCGCTTGGCTGACGATCTGGGGGTAGAATTAGTCGCAGTCCTGTTGGGTCACAATGTCACGGATATGGCGGATGAACTGGCCGCCTATGGAGCTGATAAGATATATGTGATCGATCACCCGGAGCTTGCCTGTTACAGCGACGATGCCTATGGCAATGTCCTGGTGGATGTTATCCGGCAGTGCCGGCCGGAGATCTTCCTGGGAGGGGCTACAGCTATTGGCCGTTCGCTTATTCCCCGCGTGGCTACCATGCTCGGTGGCGGCCTTACTGCAGATTGCACAGAACTGTCTATACGTAAGGAAGACCGGTTATTGCTCCAGACCCGGCCGGCCTTTGGCGGGAATGTTATGGCTACCATTGTCTGTCCCAGATCGCGGCCCCAGATGGCCACGGTCCGGCCCAAGGTGATGAAGAAGGGGGATTACACCCCCGGTCGGAGGGCCGAAGTCATTCCTGTTACTCCCGGTTCGGACCGGGTGCGTTCCCGTGTACGCCTGGTAAATTCAGTTAAGGAAGAGACCGATCTGGTCAATGTGGCGGAGGCTGATGTTATAGTCACCGGAGGAAGGGGCCTGAAAAACGCGGAAAATTTTGCCTTGCTGCACGAACTGGCCAGACAACTGGCCGGCGCTGTTGGAGCCACACGGGCCGCAGTGGATGAGGGATGGATATCTTATGCCCATCAAATAGGACAGACAGGGAAGACCGTCAGTCCCAAGCTTTATATCGCCTGCGGGGTGTCGGGAGCGGTACAGCATTTGGTAGGTATGCAATCTTCAGATATCATCGTGGCTATTAACAGTGATCCTGGCGCCCCTATTTTTGATGTAGCTACCTATGGGATAGTCGGGGACCTCTTTGAGATTATTCCGGCGCTAACCAAGAGACTGAAGGAGTCATCAAGCTCATGA
- the fabG gene encoding 3-oxoacyl-[acyl-carrier-protein] reductase, producing the protein MSFQGKVAIVTGGSRGIGRAIALRLGGLGARVLINYTANEKAAIEVKEAIEKGGGTASIHCFNVSSYQAAQDFFGQVLEELGRIDILVNNAGITCDGLLVRMKEEDWDRVLDVNLKGAFNCIRAVARAMMKQRTGRIINISSVIGAMGNAGQANYAASKAGLMGLTRSVARELAPRGICVNAIAPGYVESDMTAAIPEEIKKSLSAQIPLGRLGTPEDIADIVEFLSSDKAGYITGQVIHVNGGMFMG; encoded by the coding sequence ATGAGCTTCCAGGGGAAGGTGGCGATAGTAACGGGTGGATCAAGAGGTATCGGCCGGGCCATAGCCCTGCGTCTGGGAGGCCTCGGCGCAAGGGTGCTCATAAATTATACGGCCAATGAAAAGGCGGCCATCGAGGTTAAAGAGGCCATTGAAAAGGGTGGCGGCACAGCCAGCATTCATTGCTTTAATGTCTCTTCTTATCAAGCGGCGCAGGATTTCTTCGGCCAGGTGCTTGAGGAATTGGGACGTATCGATATACTGGTAAATAATGCCGGGATTACCTGCGATGGACTGTTGGTACGCATGAAGGAAGAAGACTGGGACCGTGTCCTGGACGTCAACCTGAAGGGCGCCTTTAATTGTATTCGTGCTGTGGCCAGGGCCATGATGAAACAACGGACCGGCCGCATAATTAATATCTCTTCCGTGATTGGGGCCATGGGCAATGCTGGACAGGCCAATTATGCCGCTTCTAAGGCCGGGTTGATGGGGCTCACCCGCTCCGTAGCCAGGGAGCTGGCCCCGCGCGGTATCTGCGTAAATGCCATAGCCCCGGGTTATGTTGAAAGTGATATGACCGCAGCTATCCCCGAGGAGATAAAAAAGTCTTTATCCGCCCAGATACCTTTGGGCAGGCTGGGCACACCCGAAGATATAGCCGATATAGTGGAATTTTTGTCCTCAGATAAGGCCGGCTACATAACCGGACAGGTCATACATGTGAATGGCGGCATGTTTATGGGATAA
- the acpP gene encoding acyl carrier protein, producing MSVQDQVVEIIANQLSVAKEEVTPKASFVDDLGADSLDLVELVMAMEEKFGVDIADEDAEKMKTVQDAVNYIQAQQK from the coding sequence ATGTCTGTGCAGGATCAGGTAGTAGAGATTATTGCTAATCAGTTGAGCGTAGCCAAAGAGGAGGTTACACCTAAGGCCTCTTTTGTTGACGATCTCGGCGCTGATTCATTAGACCTGGTAGAGTTGGTAATGGCTATGGAGGAGAAATTTGGCGTCGACATCGCGGACGAAGATGCGGAGAAGATGAAGACTGTCCAGGATGCCGTCAATTATATCCAGGCACAGCAGAAATAA